One window of Cupriavidus oxalaticus genomic DNA carries:
- a CDS encoding LacI family DNA-binding transcriptional regulator, producing the protein MSERKRLTLKDLAAEIDVHYSTVSRVMNPATRHLVAQDVAARILEVAEARGFRPNRIAAGLRTQRSGLVGVVLPDIANPVFPPILAGIESVLAQQGYVPIVVNAGTDKSRQRFIIDQMIGRQVEGLVLATAEREDAVLDYCIRQHIPVVTVNRGEETGRVSCVVSDNLLAMRLTVDHLAGLGHRHIGHIAGPAALSTGFLRREGFVQAVRRHRLRRDAWHVIEAASYSREAGKLACAQLLEAFPAVTAIAAGNDLVAMGCYDLLRERGLHCPADISVVGHNDMPFADALTPPLTTVRIAVHEMGEEAARLLLRQIDKPGSDAVTVQLTPQLIVRGSTAAPRDGTS; encoded by the coding sequence ATGTCCGAGCGCAAGCGCCTCACCCTGAAAGACCTGGCCGCCGAGATCGACGTGCATTACTCGACGGTCTCGCGGGTCATGAACCCGGCCACGCGGCACCTGGTGGCGCAGGACGTGGCGGCGCGCATCCTGGAGGTGGCCGAGGCGCGCGGCTTCCGCCCCAACCGCATCGCCGCCGGCTTGCGCACGCAGCGCTCCGGGCTGGTAGGCGTGGTGCTGCCCGACATCGCCAACCCGGTGTTCCCGCCGATCCTGGCGGGGATCGAGTCGGTGCTGGCGCAGCAGGGCTACGTGCCCATCGTCGTCAACGCCGGCACCGACAAGAGCCGGCAGCGCTTCATCATCGACCAGATGATCGGCCGGCAGGTCGAAGGGCTGGTGCTGGCGACGGCGGAGCGCGAGGACGCGGTGCTCGACTACTGCATCCGGCAGCATATCCCGGTGGTCACGGTCAATCGCGGCGAAGAGACGGGCCGGGTCTCGTGCGTGGTCAGCGACAACCTGCTGGCGATGCGGCTGACGGTAGACCACCTGGCCGGCCTGGGCCATCGCCATATCGGCCATATCGCCGGCCCGGCCGCGCTGTCCACCGGCTTCCTGCGGCGCGAGGGCTTTGTCCAGGCGGTCAGGCGGCACCGCCTGCGCCGCGACGCCTGGCACGTGATCGAGGCCGCCAGCTATTCGCGCGAGGCCGGCAAGCTGGCGTGCGCGCAACTGCTGGAAGCCTTTCCGGCGGTCACCGCGATCGCCGCCGGCAATGACCTGGTGGCGATGGGCTGTTATGACCTGCTGCGCGAGCGCGGGCTGCATTGCCCCGCCGACATCTCGGTAGTGGGCCACAACGACATGCCCTTTGCCGACGCGCTGACGCCGCCGCTGACCACGGTGCGCATCGCCGTCCATGAGATGGGCGAGGAGGCTGCACGGCTGCTGCTGCGGCAGATCGACAAGCCGGGATCCGATGCCGTCACCGTGCAGCTGACGCCGCAGCTGATCGTGCGCGGGTCTACCGCCGCGCCGCGCGACGGCACGTCATAG
- a CDS encoding tripartite tricarboxylate transporter substrate binding protein — protein sequence MIRSIQGAVLALTSTLMLAAAPAASAQPQYPSKPIRLVVPFSAGSATDILARILGSKMAEGGSYQVIVDNRPGAGGTVGATGVAKAAPDGYTLILVSVGHAINATLYPRLGYDTVKDFAPVSLVASVPNVLVVNAASKYKSVRDVVAAAKATPGALNFDSAGSGSSTHLSGEMFKMQAGIDITHIPYKGTGEALTDVMAGRGDMMFAPSVSAMPFVRQGKLRALAVTTARRASALPDIPTVAESGLPAYAFDSWFGILAPAGTPREIVDALNAEIGKALSSPDVRERLAAQGAEPRRSSPQEFAAYIQAEIGKLAPVVRQSGVRAGE from the coding sequence ATGATTCGATCCATCCAGGGCGCCGTGCTGGCGCTGACTTCGACGCTGATGCTGGCGGCCGCCCCCGCCGCCAGTGCACAGCCCCAGTACCCCAGCAAGCCGATCCGGCTGGTGGTGCCGTTCTCGGCCGGCAGCGCCACCGATATCCTGGCGCGCATCCTCGGCAGCAAGATGGCCGAGGGCGGCAGCTACCAGGTGATCGTCGACAACCGGCCCGGCGCGGGCGGGACTGTCGGCGCGACCGGCGTGGCCAAGGCGGCGCCGGACGGCTACACGCTGATCCTGGTGTCGGTCGGGCATGCGATCAACGCCACGCTGTATCCCAGGCTCGGCTATGACACGGTGAAGGACTTCGCGCCGGTCTCGCTGGTGGCCAGCGTGCCCAACGTGCTGGTGGTCAATGCGGCCAGCAAGTACAAGTCGGTGCGCGACGTGGTGGCGGCGGCCAAGGCCACGCCGGGCGCGCTGAACTTTGACTCGGCTGGCTCCGGCAGCTCCACGCACCTGAGCGGCGAGATGTTCAAGATGCAGGCCGGCATCGACATCACGCATATCCCGTACAAGGGCACCGGCGAAGCGCTTACCGACGTCATGGCCGGCCGCGGCGACATGATGTTCGCGCCCTCCGTCTCGGCGATGCCGTTCGTCAGGCAAGGCAAGCTGCGCGCGCTGGCGGTGACCACGGCCAGGCGGGCCAGCGCGCTGCCGGATATCCCGACCGTAGCGGAGTCGGGCTTGCCGGCCTATGCCTTCGATTCGTGGTTCGGCATCCTCGCCCCGGCCGGCACGCCGCGCGAGATCGTCGATGCCCTCAACGCCGAGATCGGCAAGGCGCTGTCATCCCCCGACGTGCGCGAGCGCCTGGCGGCGCAGGGCGCCGAGCCGCGGCGTTCATCGCCGCAGGAGTTTGCCGCGTATATCCAGGCGGAAATCGGCAAGCTGGCGCCGGTGGTGCGGCAGTCAGGGGTCAGGGCTGGGGAGTAA
- a CDS encoding porin — MTSVPKRCRLLLLAMGAACTGHAGAQSSVTLYGRLNTALEYSYANTATDGTRLGGVGRLTNNRSVFGMRGEEGLGGSLKAIWQIESNVSLDTGQGQIAGRNSRIGLQGSAGTLFMGHWQTPYTEATSTYDPYYPTTAGYMALIGNGSTSSSDNVQDTSAFDRRQKNIIVYKSPSLAGFSGAAAWGINEEKTTVPRNPGLYSFSAAYDNGPLNVVLAYEIHQHYQTAGRNDDAMKAGVSYKFPTTTVALLYERLHYRTATGDLTRNGYYASVVQKLGPGSVRVGFGLASNGAGNATETVGFFRSGAETGATQVTVGYDYPLSKRTALFAYYSRINNKRNAIYDFAINELGVSAGADPQTVALGMRHFF; from the coding sequence ATGACATCCGTTCCCAAGCGGTGCCGCTTGCTGCTGCTGGCCATGGGCGCGGCCTGCACCGGCCACGCCGGCGCGCAGTCGTCCGTGACGCTGTACGGGCGCCTCAACACCGCGCTGGAGTATTCCTACGCCAATACGGCGACCGACGGCACGCGCCTTGGCGGCGTCGGCCGGCTGACCAACAACCGCTCCGTGTTCGGCATGCGCGGCGAGGAAGGGCTGGGCGGCAGCCTCAAGGCAATCTGGCAGATCGAGAGCAACGTCTCGCTCGACACCGGCCAGGGCCAGATCGCGGGGCGCAATTCGCGCATCGGGCTGCAGGGCAGCGCCGGCACGCTGTTCATGGGGCACTGGCAGACGCCTTATACCGAGGCGACCTCGACCTACGATCCGTATTACCCAACCACGGCGGGGTATATGGCGCTGATCGGCAACGGCTCCACGTCGAGCTCGGACAACGTGCAGGACACCAGCGCGTTCGACCGACGGCAGAAAAACATCATCGTCTACAAGTCGCCGTCGCTGGCGGGCTTCAGCGGCGCCGCCGCGTGGGGCATCAACGAGGAAAAGACCACGGTGCCGCGCAACCCGGGGCTGTACTCGTTCTCCGCCGCCTACGACAACGGCCCCCTCAACGTGGTGCTGGCCTATGAAATCCACCAGCATTACCAGACCGCGGGCCGCAACGACGATGCGATGAAGGCGGGCGTTTCCTACAAGTTCCCGACGACCACCGTCGCGCTGCTCTATGAACGGCTGCACTACCGCACCGCCACCGGCGACCTCACGCGCAACGGCTACTACGCGTCGGTGGTGCAGAAGCTGGGGCCGGGCAGCGTGCGGGTCGGCTTTGGCCTGGCCAGCAACGGCGCCGGCAACGCCACCGAGACCGTCGGCTTCTTCCGCAGCGGCGCGGAGACGGGCGCGACGCAGGTCACGGTGGGCTACGACTATCCGTTGTCCAAGCGCACGGCGCTGTTTGCGTACTACAGTCGCATCAACAACAAGCGCAACGCGATCTATGACTTTGCCATCAACGAGCTGGGCGTAAGCGCGGGCGCCGACCCGCAGACCGTCGCGCTCGGCATGCGGCATTTCTTCTGA
- a CDS encoding cupin domain-containing protein encodes MNTTRFARAPAYFPPNHDGMHCLRLQGHEAGPSEALWLGVSVLLPGGHTALDASPVEKHYVVLEGEVCVRTPDEAVTLGQYDSVRLAPGEARQVSNPGNRPALLLLAMPYPKA; translated from the coding sequence ATGAACACGACCCGCTTTGCCCGGGCGCCGGCGTATTTCCCGCCCAACCACGACGGCATGCATTGCCTGCGGCTGCAGGGACACGAGGCCGGCCCGTCCGAGGCACTGTGGCTCGGCGTCTCGGTACTGCTGCCAGGCGGCCATACCGCGCTGGATGCCTCGCCGGTGGAAAAGCACTACGTCGTGCTCGAGGGCGAAGTCTGCGTGCGCACGCCGGACGAGGCCGTCACGCTGGGACAGTACGACTCGGTGCGCCTGGCGCCGGGCGAGGCGCGGCAGGTCTCCAATCCCGGCAACCGGCCCGCCTTGCTGCTGCTGGCGATGCCGTATCCGAAGGCCTGA
- a CDS encoding quinone oxidoreductase family protein translates to MNTIRVNQKAADIEALQLELLGVPRPDAAADQCIIEVASAGVNPSDVKATLGLMPHAVWPRTPGRDYAGLVVDGPAALLGLQVWGSGGELGIRRDGTHGKYLRIQASAVRAKPASVSLLEAGAVGVPFITAYEGLRRAGMPQAGSTVLVCGGNGKVGQATIQIATALGARVFAVERTAEPYRGHASGAVRMIDASREAIAEVVRDETGGHGADIVYNTVGSPYFEQANQAMAIGAAQIFISTIEKPVPFDIFAFYRGQHTYVGVDTLALDSGACAHILDQLAPMFAAGALRPFPVLSDYTYALANAKDAYRAVLQGATERVVLKP, encoded by the coding sequence ATGAACACGATCCGCGTGAACCAGAAAGCCGCCGATATCGAGGCGCTGCAGCTCGAACTGCTCGGCGTGCCGCGCCCCGATGCCGCGGCGGACCAATGCATCATCGAAGTCGCCAGTGCCGGGGTCAATCCCAGCGACGTGAAGGCGACGCTGGGCCTGATGCCGCATGCGGTGTGGCCGCGCACGCCCGGCCGCGACTATGCCGGCCTGGTGGTCGACGGGCCGGCCGCGCTGCTGGGCCTGCAGGTGTGGGGCAGCGGCGGCGAGCTCGGCATCCGCCGCGACGGTACCCATGGCAAGTACCTGCGCATCCAGGCCAGTGCGGTGCGCGCCAAGCCGGCGTCGGTGTCGCTGCTGGAGGCCGGCGCCGTGGGCGTGCCGTTCATCACTGCCTACGAAGGCTTGCGCCGCGCCGGCATGCCCCAGGCCGGCAGCACCGTGCTGGTCTGTGGCGGCAACGGCAAGGTGGGGCAGGCCACCATCCAGATCGCCACGGCGCTGGGCGCGCGCGTCTTTGCCGTCGAGCGTACGGCCGAGCCTTACCGCGGCCATGCCAGCGGCGCAGTGCGCATGATCGACGCCAGCCGCGAAGCGATCGCAGAAGTGGTGCGCGACGAGACCGGCGGCCATGGCGCCGACATCGTCTACAACACCGTCGGCAGCCCGTACTTCGAGCAAGCCAACCAGGCGATGGCCATCGGCGCAGCGCAGATCTTCATCTCGACCATCGAGAAGCCGGTGCCGTTCGACATCTTCGCCTTCTACCGCGGCCAGCATACATACGTTGGCGTCGATACGCTGGCCCTGGACAGCGGCGCGTGCGCGCACATCCTGGACCAGCTTGCGCCAATGTTCGCCGCGGGCGCGCTGCGGCCGTTCCCGGTGCTGTCCGATTACACCTATGCGCTGGCCAATGCCAAGGACGCATACCGCGCGGTCCTGCAAGGCGCGACCGAGCGCGTGGTGCTCAAGCCATGA
- a CDS encoding 3-keto-5-aminohexanoate cleavage protein, with the protein MHARKTIITCAVTGNIVTPEQHPGLPVTPAQIADAALEAAEAGAAAAHIHVRDPETGRPSMALEYYADVIDRIRARNRTLIINLTTGPGGRFVPSEDEPRVAAPGTTLLPPGKRVEHITALRPDVCSLDLNTMNSGGDVVINTPANVRKMAAAIRAAGVMPELEIFDSGDLNMALDFIRDGVLDGPGLWTFVLGVKYGFAPTPETIFYARNMLPAGAHWSAFGIGRAEFPIVAQAWLAGGHVRVGLEDNIYLEKGVLAPSNAALVAKARDIVRSLGGEIASPAEARRTLGLREA; encoded by the coding sequence ATGCACGCACGCAAGACCATCATCACCTGCGCGGTGACCGGCAATATCGTCACCCCCGAGCAGCATCCCGGCCTGCCGGTCACGCCGGCGCAGATCGCCGACGCCGCGCTCGAAGCCGCCGAAGCCGGCGCTGCCGCGGCCCATATCCACGTGCGCGATCCCGAAACGGGCCGCCCGTCGATGGCGCTCGAATACTACGCCGACGTCATCGACCGCATCCGCGCGCGCAACCGCACGCTGATCATCAACCTCACCACCGGACCCGGCGGCCGCTTCGTGCCGAGCGAGGACGAGCCGCGCGTGGCCGCGCCGGGCACCACGCTGCTGCCTCCGGGCAAGCGCGTCGAGCACATCACCGCGTTGCGCCCCGATGTGTGTTCGCTCGACCTCAACACCATGAATTCCGGGGGCGACGTGGTCATCAACACGCCCGCCAACGTGCGCAAGATGGCCGCCGCGATCCGCGCCGCCGGCGTCATGCCGGAGCTGGAGATCTTCGACTCGGGCGACCTCAACATGGCGCTCGACTTCATCCGCGACGGCGTGCTCGACGGGCCTGGCCTGTGGACCTTCGTGCTGGGCGTCAAATACGGCTTCGCGCCCACGCCCGAAACGATTTTCTATGCGCGCAACATGCTGCCCGCCGGCGCGCACTGGTCCGCCTTCGGCATCGGCCGCGCCGAATTCCCGATCGTGGCGCAGGCATGGCTGGCCGGCGGCCATGTGCGTGTCGGCCTGGAAGACAACATCTACCTGGAGAAGGGCGTGCTGGCCCCCAGCAACGCCGCGCTGGTCGCCAAGGCCCGCGACATCGTGCGCTCGCTCGGCGGCGAGATCGCGTCGCCCGCCGAGGCGCGCCGCACGCTGGGGCTGCGCGAAGCCTGA